A single Nomascus leucogenys isolate Asia chromosome 14, Asia_NLE_v1, whole genome shotgun sequence DNA region contains:
- the EXOC7 gene encoding exocyst complex component 7 isoform X4 encodes MIPPQEASARRREIEDKLKQEEETLSFIRDSLEKSDQLTKNMVSILSSFESRLMKLENSIIPVHKQTENLQRLQENVEKTLSCLDHVISYYHVASDTEKIIKEGPTGRLEEYLGSMAKIQKAVEYFQDNSPDSPELNKVKLLFERGKEALESEFRSLMTRHSKVVSPVLILDLVSGDDDLEAQEDVALEHLPESVLQDVIRISRWLVEYGRNQDFMNVYYQIRSSQLDRSIKGLKEHFHKSSSSSGVPYSPAIPNKRKDTPTKKPVKRPGTIRKAQNLLKQYSQHGLDGKKGGSNLIPLEGRDDMLDVETDAYIHCVSAFVKLAQSEYQLLADIIPEHHQKKTFDSLIQDALDGLMLEGENIVSAARKAIVRHDFSTVLTVFPILRHLKQTKPEFDQVLQGTAASTKNKLPGLITSMETIGAKALEDFADNIKNDPDKEYNMPKDGTVHELTSNAILFLQQLLDFQETAGAMLASQETSSSATSYSSEFSKRLLSTYICKVLGNLQLNLLSKSKVYEDPALSAIFLHNNYNYILKSLEKSELIQLVAVTQKTAERSYREHIEQQIQTYQRSWLKVTDYIAEKNLPVFQPGVKLRDKERQVIKERFKGFNDGLEELCKIQKAWAIPDTEQRDRIRQAQKTIVKETYGAFLQKFGSVPFTKNPEKYIKYGVEQVGDMIDRLFDTSA; translated from the exons ATGATTCCCCCACAGGAGGCATCCGCCCGACGGCGGGAGATCGAGGACAAGCTGAAGCAG GAGGAGGAGACTCTGTCCTTCATCCGAGACAGCCTGGAGAAGAGCGACCAGCTCACTAAGAACATG GTGTCTATCTTATCATCCTTTGAGAGCCGCCTTATGAAGCTGGAGAACTCCATCATCCCTGTGCACAAGCAGACGGAGAATCTGCAGCGGCTGCAGGAGAATGTTGAGAAGACGCTGTCCTGCCTGGACCATGTCATCAGCTACTACCATGTGGCCAGTGACACTGAGAAGATCATCAAAGAGGG CCCCACAGGTAGGCTGGAAGAGTACCTGGGAAGCATGGCCAAGATTCAGAAGGCAGTGGAGTATTTCCAGGACAACAGCCCAGACAGCCCAGAACTCAACAAAGTG AAACTGCTCTTTGAGCGCGGGAAGGAGGCCCTGGAGTCCGAATTCCGCAGCCTGATGACGCGGCACAGTAAGGTCGTCTCGCCCGTGCTCATCTTGGATCTGGTCAGTGGTGACGATGatctggaggcccaggaggacgTGGCCCTGGAGCATCTGCCCGAGAGCGTGCTCCAGGATGTCATTCGCATCTCCCGCTGGCTGGTGGAATATGGCCGCAACCAAG ATTTCATGAACGTCTACTACCAGATACGCTCCAGCCAGCTGGACCGCTCCATCAAAGGCCTGAAGGAGCATTTCCATAAGAGCAGTTCTTCCTCTGGGGTTCCCTACTCCCCTGCTATCCCCAACAAGAGGAAAGACACGCCTACCAAGAAGCCAGTCAAGCGGCCAG GGACGATCCGTAAGGCTCAGAACCTTCTGAAACAGTATTCCCAGCATGGTCTAGATGGGAAAAAGGGGGGCTCTAACCTCATTCCTCTGGAAG GGAGAGATGACATGCTGGACGTGGAGACCGATGCCTACATCCACTGCGTCAGTGCCTTCGTCAAGCTGGCGCAGAGCGAGTACCAGCTGCTGGCCGACATCATCCCCGAGCACCACCAGAAGAAGACCTTCGACTCCCTGATACAG GATGCCCTAGATGGGCTGATGCTCGAAGGGGAGAACATCGTGTCCGCTGCCCGGAAGGCCATCGTGCGACACGACTTCTCCACGGTGCTCACCGTCTTCCCCATCCTGCGGCACCTCAAGCAGACCAAGCCTGAGTTTGACCAGGTGCTCCAG GGCACGGCCGCCAGCACCAAGAACAAGCTGCCTGGCCTCATCACCTCCATGGAGACCATCGGTGCCAAAGCGCTGGAGGACTTTGCGGACAACATCAAG AATGACCCGGACAAGGAGTACAACATGCCGAAGGATGGCACCGTGCACGAGCTCACCAGCAAT GCCATCCTCTTCCTGCAGCAGCTTTTGGACTTCCAGGAGACGGCAGGTGCCATgctggcctcccaag AGACCAGCTCTTCGGCCACCAGCTACAGCTCCGAGTTCAGCAAGCGGCTGCTAAGCACCTATATCT GTAAAGTGCTGGGCAACCTGCAGCTGAACTTGCTGAGCAAGTCCAAGGTGTACGAGGACCCAGCTCTGAGCGCCATCTTCCTGCACAACAACTACAATTACATCCTCAAGTCCCTGGAGAA GTCTGAACTCATCCAGCTGGTGGCAGTGACACAGAAGACTGCTGAGCGCTCCTACCGGGAGCACATTGAGCAGCAGATCCAGACCTACCAGCGCAG CTGGTTAAAGGTGACCGATTACATCGCAGAGAAGAATCTACCTGTGTTCCAGCCAGGAGTCAAG CTCCGGGACAAGGAGCGGCAGGTTATCAAGGAGCGTTTTAAG GGCTTCAATGATGGCCTCGAAGAACTGTGCAAAATCCAGAAGGCCTGGGCTATTCCAGACACAGAGCAGAGGGACAGGATTCGCCAGGCCCAGAAGACCATTGTCAAGGAGACCTACGGGGCCTTTCTACAGAA GTTCGGCAGCGTGCCCTTCACCAAGAACCCGGAGAAGTACATCAAATACGGGGTGGAGCAGGTGGGCGACATGATCGATCGCCTTTTCGACACCTCTGCCTGA
- the EXOC7 gene encoding exocyst complex component 7 isoform X1, protein MIPPQEASARRREIEDKLKQEEETLSFIRDSLEKSDQLTKNMVSILSSFESRLMKLENSIIPVHKQTENLQRLQENVEKTLSCLDHVISYYHVASDTEKIIKEGPTGRLEEYLGSMAKIQKAVEYFQDNSPDSPELNKVKLLFERGKEALESEFRSLMTRHSKVVSPVLILDLVSGDDDLEAQEDVALEHLPESVLQDVIRISRWLVEYGRNQDFMNVYYQIRSSQLDRSIKGLKEHFHKSSSSSGVPYSPAIPNKRKDTPTKKPVKRPGTIRKAQNLLKQYSQHGLDGKKGGSNLIPLEGHEHDFRVKHLSEALNDKHGPLAGRDDMLDVETDAYIHCVSAFVKLAQSEYQLLADIIPEHHQKKTFDSLIQDALDGLMLEGENIVSAARKAIVRHDFSTVLTVFPILRHLKQTKPEFDQVLQGTAASTKNKLPGLITSMETIGAKALEDFADNIKNDPDKEYNMPKDGTVHELTSNAILFLQQLLDFQETAGAMLASQVLGDTYNIPLDPRETSSSATSYSSEFSKRLLSTYICKVLGNLQLNLLSKSKVYEDPALSAIFLHNNYNYILKSLEKSELIQLVAVTQKTAERSYREHIEQQIQTYQRSWLKVTDYIAEKNLPVFQPGVKLRDKERQVIKERFKGFNDGLEELCKIQKAWAIPDTEQRDRIRQAQKTIVKETYGAFLQKFGSVPFTKNPEKYIKYGVEQVGDMIDRLFDTSA, encoded by the exons ATGATTCCCCCACAGGAGGCATCCGCCCGACGGCGGGAGATCGAGGACAAGCTGAAGCAG GAGGAGGAGACTCTGTCCTTCATCCGAGACAGCCTGGAGAAGAGCGACCAGCTCACTAAGAACATG GTGTCTATCTTATCATCCTTTGAGAGCCGCCTTATGAAGCTGGAGAACTCCATCATCCCTGTGCACAAGCAGACGGAGAATCTGCAGCGGCTGCAGGAGAATGTTGAGAAGACGCTGTCCTGCCTGGACCATGTCATCAGCTACTACCATGTGGCCAGTGACACTGAGAAGATCATCAAAGAGGG CCCCACAGGTAGGCTGGAAGAGTACCTGGGAAGCATGGCCAAGATTCAGAAGGCAGTGGAGTATTTCCAGGACAACAGCCCAGACAGCCCAGAACTCAACAAAGTG AAACTGCTCTTTGAGCGCGGGAAGGAGGCCCTGGAGTCCGAATTCCGCAGCCTGATGACGCGGCACAGTAAGGTCGTCTCGCCCGTGCTCATCTTGGATCTGGTCAGTGGTGACGATGatctggaggcccaggaggacgTGGCCCTGGAGCATCTGCCCGAGAGCGTGCTCCAGGATGTCATTCGCATCTCCCGCTGGCTGGTGGAATATGGCCGCAACCAAG ATTTCATGAACGTCTACTACCAGATACGCTCCAGCCAGCTGGACCGCTCCATCAAAGGCCTGAAGGAGCATTTCCATAAGAGCAGTTCTTCCTCTGGGGTTCCCTACTCCCCTGCTATCCCCAACAAGAGGAAAGACACGCCTACCAAGAAGCCAGTCAAGCGGCCAG GGACGATCCGTAAGGCTCAGAACCTTCTGAAACAGTATTCCCAGCATGGTCTAGATGGGAAAAAGGGGGGCTCTAACCTCATTCCTCTGGAAG GTCACGAGCATGATTTCCGAGTTAAGCACCTGTCCGAGGCCTTGAACGACAAGCACGGGCCGCTGGCCG GGAGAGATGACATGCTGGACGTGGAGACCGATGCCTACATCCACTGCGTCAGTGCCTTCGTCAAGCTGGCGCAGAGCGAGTACCAGCTGCTGGCCGACATCATCCCCGAGCACCACCAGAAGAAGACCTTCGACTCCCTGATACAG GATGCCCTAGATGGGCTGATGCTCGAAGGGGAGAACATCGTGTCCGCTGCCCGGAAGGCCATCGTGCGACACGACTTCTCCACGGTGCTCACCGTCTTCCCCATCCTGCGGCACCTCAAGCAGACCAAGCCTGAGTTTGACCAGGTGCTCCAG GGCACGGCCGCCAGCACCAAGAACAAGCTGCCTGGCCTCATCACCTCCATGGAGACCATCGGTGCCAAAGCGCTGGAGGACTTTGCGGACAACATCAAG AATGACCCGGACAAGGAGTACAACATGCCGAAGGATGGCACCGTGCACGAGCTCACCAGCAAT GCCATCCTCTTCCTGCAGCAGCTTTTGGACTTCCAGGAGACGGCAGGTGCCATgctggcctcccaag TTCTTGGGGACACATACAATATTCCTTTAGACCCCCGAG AGACCAGCTCTTCGGCCACCAGCTACAGCTCCGAGTTCAGCAAGCGGCTGCTAAGCACCTATATCT GTAAAGTGCTGGGCAACCTGCAGCTGAACTTGCTGAGCAAGTCCAAGGTGTACGAGGACCCAGCTCTGAGCGCCATCTTCCTGCACAACAACTACAATTACATCCTCAAGTCCCTGGAGAA GTCTGAACTCATCCAGCTGGTGGCAGTGACACAGAAGACTGCTGAGCGCTCCTACCGGGAGCACATTGAGCAGCAGATCCAGACCTACCAGCGCAG CTGGTTAAAGGTGACCGATTACATCGCAGAGAAGAATCTACCTGTGTTCCAGCCAGGAGTCAAG CTCCGGGACAAGGAGCGGCAGGTTATCAAGGAGCGTTTTAAG GGCTTCAATGATGGCCTCGAAGAACTGTGCAAAATCCAGAAGGCCTGGGCTATTCCAGACACAGAGCAGAGGGACAGGATTCGCCAGGCCCAGAAGACCATTGTCAAGGAGACCTACGGGGCCTTTCTACAGAA GTTCGGCAGCGTGCCCTTCACCAAGAACCCGGAGAAGTACATCAAATACGGGGTGGAGCAGGTGGGCGACATGATCGATCGCCTTTTCGACACCTCTGCCTGA
- the EXOC7 gene encoding exocyst complex component 7 isoform X6, producing MIPPQEASARRREIEDKLKQEEETLSFIRDSLEKSDQLTKNMVSILSSFESRLMKLENSIIPVHKQTENLQRLQENVEKTLSCLDHVISYYHVASDTEKIIKEGPTGRLEEYLGSMAKIQKAVEYFQDNSPDSPELNKVKLLFERGKEALESEFRSLMTRHSKVVSPVLILDLVSGDDDLEAQEDVALEHLPESVLQDVIRISRWLVEYGRNQDFMNVYYQIRSSQLDRSIKGLKEHFHKSSSSSGVPYSPAIPNKRKDTPTKKPVKRPGRDDMLDVETDAYIHCVSAFVKLAQSEYQLLADIIPEHHQKKTFDSLIQDALDGLMLEGENIVSAARKAIVRHDFSTVLTVFPILRHLKQTKPEFDQVLQGTAASTKNKLPGLITSMETIGAKALEDFADNIKNDPDKEYNMPKDGTVHELTSNAILFLQQLLDFQETAGAMLASQVLGDTYNIPLDPRETSSSATSYSSEFSKRLLSTYICKVLGNLQLNLLSKSKVYEDPALSAIFLHNNYNYILKSLEKSELIQLVAVTQKTAERSYREHIEQQIQTYQRSWLKVTDYIAEKNLPVFQPGVKLRDKERQVIKERFKGFNDGLEELCKIQKAWAIPDTEQRDRIRQAQKTIVKETYGAFLQKFGSVPFTKNPEKYIKYGVEQVGDMIDRLFDTSA from the exons ATGATTCCCCCACAGGAGGCATCCGCCCGACGGCGGGAGATCGAGGACAAGCTGAAGCAG GAGGAGGAGACTCTGTCCTTCATCCGAGACAGCCTGGAGAAGAGCGACCAGCTCACTAAGAACATG GTGTCTATCTTATCATCCTTTGAGAGCCGCCTTATGAAGCTGGAGAACTCCATCATCCCTGTGCACAAGCAGACGGAGAATCTGCAGCGGCTGCAGGAGAATGTTGAGAAGACGCTGTCCTGCCTGGACCATGTCATCAGCTACTACCATGTGGCCAGTGACACTGAGAAGATCATCAAAGAGGG CCCCACAGGTAGGCTGGAAGAGTACCTGGGAAGCATGGCCAAGATTCAGAAGGCAGTGGAGTATTTCCAGGACAACAGCCCAGACAGCCCAGAACTCAACAAAGTG AAACTGCTCTTTGAGCGCGGGAAGGAGGCCCTGGAGTCCGAATTCCGCAGCCTGATGACGCGGCACAGTAAGGTCGTCTCGCCCGTGCTCATCTTGGATCTGGTCAGTGGTGACGATGatctggaggcccaggaggacgTGGCCCTGGAGCATCTGCCCGAGAGCGTGCTCCAGGATGTCATTCGCATCTCCCGCTGGCTGGTGGAATATGGCCGCAACCAAG ATTTCATGAACGTCTACTACCAGATACGCTCCAGCCAGCTGGACCGCTCCATCAAAGGCCTGAAGGAGCATTTCCATAAGAGCAGTTCTTCCTCTGGGGTTCCCTACTCCCCTGCTATCCCCAACAAGAGGAAAGACACGCCTACCAAGAAGCCAGTCAAGCGGCCAG GGAGAGATGACATGCTGGACGTGGAGACCGATGCCTACATCCACTGCGTCAGTGCCTTCGTCAAGCTGGCGCAGAGCGAGTACCAGCTGCTGGCCGACATCATCCCCGAGCACCACCAGAAGAAGACCTTCGACTCCCTGATACAG GATGCCCTAGATGGGCTGATGCTCGAAGGGGAGAACATCGTGTCCGCTGCCCGGAAGGCCATCGTGCGACACGACTTCTCCACGGTGCTCACCGTCTTCCCCATCCTGCGGCACCTCAAGCAGACCAAGCCTGAGTTTGACCAGGTGCTCCAG GGCACGGCCGCCAGCACCAAGAACAAGCTGCCTGGCCTCATCACCTCCATGGAGACCATCGGTGCCAAAGCGCTGGAGGACTTTGCGGACAACATCAAG AATGACCCGGACAAGGAGTACAACATGCCGAAGGATGGCACCGTGCACGAGCTCACCAGCAAT GCCATCCTCTTCCTGCAGCAGCTTTTGGACTTCCAGGAGACGGCAGGTGCCATgctggcctcccaag TTCTTGGGGACACATACAATATTCCTTTAGACCCCCGAG AGACCAGCTCTTCGGCCACCAGCTACAGCTCCGAGTTCAGCAAGCGGCTGCTAAGCACCTATATCT GTAAAGTGCTGGGCAACCTGCAGCTGAACTTGCTGAGCAAGTCCAAGGTGTACGAGGACCCAGCTCTGAGCGCCATCTTCCTGCACAACAACTACAATTACATCCTCAAGTCCCTGGAGAA GTCTGAACTCATCCAGCTGGTGGCAGTGACACAGAAGACTGCTGAGCGCTCCTACCGGGAGCACATTGAGCAGCAGATCCAGACCTACCAGCGCAG CTGGTTAAAGGTGACCGATTACATCGCAGAGAAGAATCTACCTGTGTTCCAGCCAGGAGTCAAG CTCCGGGACAAGGAGCGGCAGGTTATCAAGGAGCGTTTTAAG GGCTTCAATGATGGCCTCGAAGAACTGTGCAAAATCCAGAAGGCCTGGGCTATTCCAGACACAGAGCAGAGGGACAGGATTCGCCAGGCCCAGAAGACCATTGTCAAGGAGACCTACGGGGCCTTTCTACAGAA GTTCGGCAGCGTGCCCTTCACCAAGAACCCGGAGAAGTACATCAAATACGGGGTGGAGCAGGTGGGCGACATGATCGATCGCCTTTTCGACACCTCTGCCTGA
- the EXOC7 gene encoding exocyst complex component 7 isoform X3, whose amino-acid sequence MIPPQEASARRREIEDKLKQEEETLSFIRDSLEKSDQLTKNMVSILSSFESRLMKLENSIIPVHKQTENLQRLQENVEKTLSCLDHVISYYHVASDTEKIIKEGPTGRLEEYLGSMAKIQKAVEYFQDNSPDSPELNKVKLLFERGKEALESEFRSLMTRHSKVVSPVLILDLVSGDDDLEAQEDVALEHLPESVLQDVIRISRWLVEYGRNQDFMNVYYQIRSSQLDRSIKGLKEHFHKSSSSSGVPYSPAIPNKRKDTPTKKPVKRPGTIRKAQNLLKQYSQHGLDGKKGGSNLIPLEGRDDMLDVETDAYIHCVSAFVKLAQSEYQLLADIIPEHHQKKTFDSLIQDALDGLMLEGENIVSAARKAIVRHDFSTVLTVFPILRHLKQTKPEFDQVLQGTAASTKNKLPGLITSMETIGAKALEDFADNIKNDPDKEYNMPKDGTVHELTSNAILFLQQLLDFQETAGAMLASQVLGDTYNIPLDPRETSSSATSYSSEFSKRLLSTYICKVLGNLQLNLLSKSKVYEDPALSAIFLHNNYNYILKSLEKSELIQLVAVTQKTAERSYREHIEQQIQTYQRSWLKVTDYIAEKNLPVFQPGVKLRDKERQVIKERFKGFNDGLEELCKIQKAWAIPDTEQRDRIRQAQKTIVKETYGAFLQKFGSVPFTKNPEKYIKYGVEQVGDMIDRLFDTSA is encoded by the exons ATGATTCCCCCACAGGAGGCATCCGCCCGACGGCGGGAGATCGAGGACAAGCTGAAGCAG GAGGAGGAGACTCTGTCCTTCATCCGAGACAGCCTGGAGAAGAGCGACCAGCTCACTAAGAACATG GTGTCTATCTTATCATCCTTTGAGAGCCGCCTTATGAAGCTGGAGAACTCCATCATCCCTGTGCACAAGCAGACGGAGAATCTGCAGCGGCTGCAGGAGAATGTTGAGAAGACGCTGTCCTGCCTGGACCATGTCATCAGCTACTACCATGTGGCCAGTGACACTGAGAAGATCATCAAAGAGGG CCCCACAGGTAGGCTGGAAGAGTACCTGGGAAGCATGGCCAAGATTCAGAAGGCAGTGGAGTATTTCCAGGACAACAGCCCAGACAGCCCAGAACTCAACAAAGTG AAACTGCTCTTTGAGCGCGGGAAGGAGGCCCTGGAGTCCGAATTCCGCAGCCTGATGACGCGGCACAGTAAGGTCGTCTCGCCCGTGCTCATCTTGGATCTGGTCAGTGGTGACGATGatctggaggcccaggaggacgTGGCCCTGGAGCATCTGCCCGAGAGCGTGCTCCAGGATGTCATTCGCATCTCCCGCTGGCTGGTGGAATATGGCCGCAACCAAG ATTTCATGAACGTCTACTACCAGATACGCTCCAGCCAGCTGGACCGCTCCATCAAAGGCCTGAAGGAGCATTTCCATAAGAGCAGTTCTTCCTCTGGGGTTCCCTACTCCCCTGCTATCCCCAACAAGAGGAAAGACACGCCTACCAAGAAGCCAGTCAAGCGGCCAG GGACGATCCGTAAGGCTCAGAACCTTCTGAAACAGTATTCCCAGCATGGTCTAGATGGGAAAAAGGGGGGCTCTAACCTCATTCCTCTGGAAG GGAGAGATGACATGCTGGACGTGGAGACCGATGCCTACATCCACTGCGTCAGTGCCTTCGTCAAGCTGGCGCAGAGCGAGTACCAGCTGCTGGCCGACATCATCCCCGAGCACCACCAGAAGAAGACCTTCGACTCCCTGATACAG GATGCCCTAGATGGGCTGATGCTCGAAGGGGAGAACATCGTGTCCGCTGCCCGGAAGGCCATCGTGCGACACGACTTCTCCACGGTGCTCACCGTCTTCCCCATCCTGCGGCACCTCAAGCAGACCAAGCCTGAGTTTGACCAGGTGCTCCAG GGCACGGCCGCCAGCACCAAGAACAAGCTGCCTGGCCTCATCACCTCCATGGAGACCATCGGTGCCAAAGCGCTGGAGGACTTTGCGGACAACATCAAG AATGACCCGGACAAGGAGTACAACATGCCGAAGGATGGCACCGTGCACGAGCTCACCAGCAAT GCCATCCTCTTCCTGCAGCAGCTTTTGGACTTCCAGGAGACGGCAGGTGCCATgctggcctcccaag TTCTTGGGGACACATACAATATTCCTTTAGACCCCCGAG AGACCAGCTCTTCGGCCACCAGCTACAGCTCCGAGTTCAGCAAGCGGCTGCTAAGCACCTATATCT GTAAAGTGCTGGGCAACCTGCAGCTGAACTTGCTGAGCAAGTCCAAGGTGTACGAGGACCCAGCTCTGAGCGCCATCTTCCTGCACAACAACTACAATTACATCCTCAAGTCCCTGGAGAA GTCTGAACTCATCCAGCTGGTGGCAGTGACACAGAAGACTGCTGAGCGCTCCTACCGGGAGCACATTGAGCAGCAGATCCAGACCTACCAGCGCAG CTGGTTAAAGGTGACCGATTACATCGCAGAGAAGAATCTACCTGTGTTCCAGCCAGGAGTCAAG CTCCGGGACAAGGAGCGGCAGGTTATCAAGGAGCGTTTTAAG GGCTTCAATGATGGCCTCGAAGAACTGTGCAAAATCCAGAAGGCCTGGGCTATTCCAGACACAGAGCAGAGGGACAGGATTCGCCAGGCCCAGAAGACCATTGTCAAGGAGACCTACGGGGCCTTTCTACAGAA GTTCGGCAGCGTGCCCTTCACCAAGAACCCGGAGAAGTACATCAAATACGGGGTGGAGCAGGTGGGCGACATGATCGATCGCCTTTTCGACACCTCTGCCTGA
- the EXOC7 gene encoding exocyst complex component 7 isoform X5, with product MKLENSIIPVHKQTENLQRLQENVEKTLSCLDHVISYYHVASDTEKIIKEGPTGRLEEYLGSMAKIQKAVEYFQDNSPDSPELNKVKLLFERGKEALESEFRSLMTRHSKVVSPVLILDLVSGDDDLEAQEDVALEHLPESVLQDVIRISRWLVEYGRNQDFMNVYYQIRSSQLDRSIKGLKEHFHKSSSSSGVPYSPAIPNKRKDTPTKKPVKRPGTIRKAQNLLKQYSQHGLDGKKGGSNLIPLEGHEHDFRVKHLSEALNDKHGPLAGRDDMLDVETDAYIHCVSAFVKLAQSEYQLLADIIPEHHQKKTFDSLIQDALDGLMLEGENIVSAARKAIVRHDFSTVLTVFPILRHLKQTKPEFDQVLQGTAASTKNKLPGLITSMETIGAKALEDFADNIKNDPDKEYNMPKDGTVHELTSNAILFLQQLLDFQETAGAMLASQVLGDTYNIPLDPRETSSSATSYSSEFSKRLLSTYICKVLGNLQLNLLSKSKVYEDPALSAIFLHNNYNYILKSLEKSELIQLVAVTQKTAERSYREHIEQQIQTYQRSWLKVTDYIAEKNLPVFQPGVKLRDKERQVIKERFKGFNDGLEELCKIQKAWAIPDTEQRDRIRQAQKTIVKETYGAFLQKFGSVPFTKNPEKYIKYGVEQVGDMIDRLFDTSA from the exons ATGAAGCTGGAGAACTCCATCATCCCTGTGCACAAGCAGACGGAGAATCTGCAGCGGCTGCAGGAGAATGTTGAGAAGACGCTGTCCTGCCTGGACCATGTCATCAGCTACTACCATGTGGCCAGTGACACTGAGAAGATCATCAAAGAGGG CCCCACAGGTAGGCTGGAAGAGTACCTGGGAAGCATGGCCAAGATTCAGAAGGCAGTGGAGTATTTCCAGGACAACAGCCCAGACAGCCCAGAACTCAACAAAGTG AAACTGCTCTTTGAGCGCGGGAAGGAGGCCCTGGAGTCCGAATTCCGCAGCCTGATGACGCGGCACAGTAAGGTCGTCTCGCCCGTGCTCATCTTGGATCTGGTCAGTGGTGACGATGatctggaggcccaggaggacgTGGCCCTGGAGCATCTGCCCGAGAGCGTGCTCCAGGATGTCATTCGCATCTCCCGCTGGCTGGTGGAATATGGCCGCAACCAAG ATTTCATGAACGTCTACTACCAGATACGCTCCAGCCAGCTGGACCGCTCCATCAAAGGCCTGAAGGAGCATTTCCATAAGAGCAGTTCTTCCTCTGGGGTTCCCTACTCCCCTGCTATCCCCAACAAGAGGAAAGACACGCCTACCAAGAAGCCAGTCAAGCGGCCAG GGACGATCCGTAAGGCTCAGAACCTTCTGAAACAGTATTCCCAGCATGGTCTAGATGGGAAAAAGGGGGGCTCTAACCTCATTCCTCTGGAAG GTCACGAGCATGATTTCCGAGTTAAGCACCTGTCCGAGGCCTTGAACGACAAGCACGGGCCGCTGGCCG GGAGAGATGACATGCTGGACGTGGAGACCGATGCCTACATCCACTGCGTCAGTGCCTTCGTCAAGCTGGCGCAGAGCGAGTACCAGCTGCTGGCCGACATCATCCCCGAGCACCACCAGAAGAAGACCTTCGACTCCCTGATACAG GATGCCCTAGATGGGCTGATGCTCGAAGGGGAGAACATCGTGTCCGCTGCCCGGAAGGCCATCGTGCGACACGACTTCTCCACGGTGCTCACCGTCTTCCCCATCCTGCGGCACCTCAAGCAGACCAAGCCTGAGTTTGACCAGGTGCTCCAG GGCACGGCCGCCAGCACCAAGAACAAGCTGCCTGGCCTCATCACCTCCATGGAGACCATCGGTGCCAAAGCGCTGGAGGACTTTGCGGACAACATCAAG AATGACCCGGACAAGGAGTACAACATGCCGAAGGATGGCACCGTGCACGAGCTCACCAGCAAT GCCATCCTCTTCCTGCAGCAGCTTTTGGACTTCCAGGAGACGGCAGGTGCCATgctggcctcccaag TTCTTGGGGACACATACAATATTCCTTTAGACCCCCGAG AGACCAGCTCTTCGGCCACCAGCTACAGCTCCGAGTTCAGCAAGCGGCTGCTAAGCACCTATATCT GTAAAGTGCTGGGCAACCTGCAGCTGAACTTGCTGAGCAAGTCCAAGGTGTACGAGGACCCAGCTCTGAGCGCCATCTTCCTGCACAACAACTACAATTACATCCTCAAGTCCCTGGAGAA GTCTGAACTCATCCAGCTGGTGGCAGTGACACAGAAGACTGCTGAGCGCTCCTACCGGGAGCACATTGAGCAGCAGATCCAGACCTACCAGCGCAG CTGGTTAAAGGTGACCGATTACATCGCAGAGAAGAATCTACCTGTGTTCCAGCCAGGAGTCAAG CTCCGGGACAAGGAGCGGCAGGTTATCAAGGAGCGTTTTAAG GGCTTCAATGATGGCCTCGAAGAACTGTGCAAAATCCAGAAGGCCTGGGCTATTCCAGACACAGAGCAGAGGGACAGGATTCGCCAGGCCCAGAAGACCATTGTCAAGGAGACCTACGGGGCCTTTCTACAGAA GTTCGGCAGCGTGCCCTTCACCAAGAACCCGGAGAAGTACATCAAATACGGGGTGGAGCAGGTGGGCGACATGATCGATCGCCTTTTCGACACCTCTGCCTGA